From a region of the Pantanalinema sp. genome:
- a CDS encoding TolC family protein — protein sequence MIQLRTLLASLCALALLPAPAWSQATASLADVASEAVAHSPALKAMDQAIIAAKARATAAGAPANPSLIGQLQLSPQAANNMLTLGLRQPLDFRGLAAQRKEQVAEDVEILALSRDRLSKQVALQAKEAYYRLWGAREALKVHDRDLTWQQEELSRVNAQIAAGALAPHERVDAEFELMKLERERRSAAQQVLGLEAHLAFLLGRAPGSPVAPLSLDQKEIAPLAPLETWLAEARAQRLEPKEIAVARRREQRGVRLADSMRFGNGEVQAQLGTAANTEPLVYGAFDLPLPVRYDQAGERAGAEAEASRLEAERLVKDQEIAQEVLAAYYASLEAQARLKDIDARGLPFAEHQLEKATARRKAGIGSLTELAAARHGLSDVASERLQALLSYQLSYLRLESAAGR from the coding sequence GTGATCCAGCTTCGCACCTTGCTCGCTTCCTTATGCGCGCTCGCCCTTCTCCCCGCTCCCGCCTGGAGCCAAGCCACCGCCTCGCTCGCGGATGTGGCGAGCGAGGCGGTGGCCCACAGCCCGGCCCTCAAGGCCATGGATCAGGCCATCATCGCCGCCAAGGCTCGGGCCACGGCCGCAGGAGCCCCCGCCAACCCCAGCCTGATCGGCCAGCTCCAGCTCTCGCCCCAGGCGGCCAACAACATGCTCACCCTGGGCCTGCGCCAGCCCCTCGACTTTCGCGGGCTCGCCGCCCAGCGCAAGGAGCAGGTCGCCGAGGACGTCGAGATCCTGGCGCTTTCGCGCGATCGCCTCTCCAAGCAGGTGGCGCTGCAGGCCAAGGAGGCCTATTACCGCCTCTGGGGCGCTCGCGAGGCCCTCAAGGTCCACGATCGGGACCTCACCTGGCAGCAAGAGGAGCTCTCGCGCGTGAACGCGCAGATCGCCGCGGGGGCGCTCGCCCCCCACGAGCGGGTGGACGCCGAGTTCGAGCTGATGAAGCTCGAGCGCGAGCGCCGCAGCGCCGCGCAGCAGGTCCTCGGCCTGGAGGCCCATCTCGCCTTCCTGCTCGGCCGCGCCCCCGGATCCCCGGTCGCTCCGCTTTCGCTCGACCAGAAGGAGATCGCCCCCCTGGCGCCCCTCGAGACGTGGCTCGCCGAGGCCCGCGCGCAGCGCCTCGAGCCCAAGGAGATCGCGGTCGCTAGGCGCCGCGAGCAGCGCGGCGTGCGTCTCGCCGACTCCATGCGCTTCGGCAACGGCGAGGTGCAGGCCCAGCTGGGCACGGCCGCCAACACCGAGCCGCTCGTGTACGGCGCCTTCGACCTGCCGCTGCCCGTGCGCTACGACCAGGCTGGCGAGCGCGCCGGCGCCGAGGCCGAGGCCTCGCGTCTCGAGGCCGAGCGCCTGGTCAAGGATCAAGAGATCGCCCAGGAGGTCCTCGCCGCCTACTACGCCTCGCTCGAAGCCCAGGCGCGCCTCAAGGACATCGACGCGCGCGGTCTGCCCTTCGCCGAGCATCAGCTCGAGAAGGCCACGGCGCGGCGCAAGGCCGGCATCGGCTCGCTCACCGAGCTGGCCGCGGCCCGGCACGGCCTCTCGGACGTCGCCTCCGAGCGCCTTCAAGCCCTGCTTTCATACCAACTGTCTTACCTGCGGCTCGAGAGCGCCGCTGGACGTTAA